From one Rattus norvegicus strain BN/NHsdMcwi chromosome 7, GRCr8, whole genome shotgun sequence genomic stretch:
- the Prkag1 gene encoding 5'-AMP-activated protein kinase subunit gamma-1: MESVAAESAPAPENEHSQETPESNSSVYTTFMKSHRCYDLIPTSSKLVVFDTSLQVKKAFFALVTNGVRAAPLWDSKKQSFVGMLTITDFINILHRYYKSALVQIYELEEHKIETWREVYLQDSFKPLVCISPNASLFDAVSSLIRNKIHRLPVIDPESGNTLYILTHKRILKFLKLFITEFPKPEFMSKSLEELQIGTYANIAMVRTTTPVYVALGIFVQHRVSALPVVDEKGRVVDIYSKFDVINLAAEKTYNNLDVSVTKALQHRSHYFEGVLKCYLHETLEAIINRLVEAEVHRLVVVDEHDVVKGIVSLSDILQALVLTGGEKKP, translated from the exons ATGGAGTCG GTTGCTGCAGAGAGCGCTCCAGCTCCGGAGAATGAACACTCTCAAG AGACCCCGGAATCGAACAGTAGTGTGTACACCACCTTCATGAAGTCTCATCGCTGCTATGACCTGATCCCCACAAGCTCCAAGCTGGTGGTATTTGATACTTCGCTGCAG GTAAAGAAAGCCTTCTTTGCCCTGGTGACTAACGGTGTTCGTGCTGCCCCTTTGTGGGATAGTAAGAAGCAGAGCTTTGTGG GCATGCTGACCATCACTGACTTCATCAATATTCTGCACCGATACTACAAGTCAGCCCTG GTGCAGATCTATGAACTGGAGGAGCACAAGATAGAGACTTGGAGAG AGGTCTACCTGCAAGACTCCTTTAAGCCACTTGTCTGCATTTCTCCAAATGCCAG CTTGTTCGATGCTGTCTCTTCATTAATTCGAAATAAGATCCACAGGCTTCCAGTTATTGACCCGGAGTCAGGCAACACCTTGTACATTCTTACTCACAAGCGGATCCTCAAGTTCCTCAAGTTGTTT ATCACTGAGTTCCCCAAGCCGGAATTCATGTCTAAGTCTCTGGAAGAGCTACAGATTGGCACCTACGCCAATATTGCCATGGTCCGTACCACTACACCTGTCTATGTGGCTCTGGGCATCTTTGTACAGCACCGAGTCTCCGCCTTGCCTGTGGTGGATGAGAAAG ggCGTGTGGTGGACATCTACTCCAAGTTTGATGTGATT AATTTGGCAGCAGAAAAGACATACAACAACCTAGATGTGTCTGTGACAAAAGCCCTACAGCACCGGTCACACTACTTCGAGGGTGTTCTCAAGTGCTACCTACATGAGACTCTAGAAGCAATCATCAATAGACTGGtggaagcagag GTTCACCGTCTGGTGGTGGTGGATGAACATGACGTGGTCAAGGGCATTGTATCGCTGTCTGACATCTTACAGGCTCTGGTGCTCACAGGTGGAGAGAAGAAGCCCTGA
- the Prkag1 gene encoding 5'-AMP-activated protein kinase subunit gamma-1 isoform X1 produces MKSHRCYDLIPTSSKLVVFDTSLQVKKAFFALVTNGVRAAPLWDSKKQSFVGMLTITDFINILHRYYKSALVQIYELEEHKIETWREVYLQDSFKPLVCISPNASLFDAVSSLIRNKIHRLPVIDPESGNTLYILTHKRILKFLKLFITEFPKPEFMSKSLEELQIGTYANIAMVRTTTPVYVALGIFVQHRVSALPVVDEKGRVVDIYSKFDVINLAAEKTYNNLDVSVTKALQHRSHYFEGVLKCYLHETLEAIINRLVEAEVHRLVVVDEHDVVKGIVSLSDILQALVLTGGEKKP; encoded by the exons ATGAAGTCTCATCGCTGCTATGACCTGATCCCCACAAGCTCCAAGCTGGTGGTATTTGATACTTCGCTGCAG GTAAAGAAAGCCTTCTTTGCCCTGGTGACTAACGGTGTTCGTGCTGCCCCTTTGTGGGATAGTAAGAAGCAGAGCTTTGTGG GCATGCTGACCATCACTGACTTCATCAATATTCTGCACCGATACTACAAGTCAGCCCTG GTGCAGATCTATGAACTGGAGGAGCACAAGATAGAGACTTGGAGAG AGGTCTACCTGCAAGACTCCTTTAAGCCACTTGTCTGCATTTCTCCAAATGCCAG CTTGTTCGATGCTGTCTCTTCATTAATTCGAAATAAGATCCACAGGCTTCCAGTTATTGACCCGGAGTCAGGCAACACCTTGTACATTCTTACTCACAAGCGGATCCTCAAGTTCCTCAAGTTGTTT ATCACTGAGTTCCCCAAGCCGGAATTCATGTCTAAGTCTCTGGAAGAGCTACAGATTGGCACCTACGCCAATATTGCCATGGTCCGTACCACTACACCTGTCTATGTGGCTCTGGGCATCTTTGTACAGCACCGAGTCTCCGCCTTGCCTGTGGTGGATGAGAAAG ggCGTGTGGTGGACATCTACTCCAAGTTTGATGTGATT AATTTGGCAGCAGAAAAGACATACAACAACCTAGATGTGTCTGTGACAAAAGCCCTACAGCACCGGTCACACTACTTCGAGGGTGTTCTCAAGTGCTACCTACATGAGACTCTAGAAGCAATCATCAATAGACTGGtggaagcagag GTTCACCGTCTGGTGGTGGTGGATGAACATGACGTGGTCAAGGGCATTGTATCGCTGTCTGACATCTTACAGGCTCTGGTGCTCACAGGTGGAGAGAAGAAGCCCTGA